Genomic window (Actinomycetota bacterium):
GGCCAACTGCTGCCGAGAGTCGGTCCGGCGGATATCGAGCTCGTCGGGGTTGGTGAAGACGTCCGGGTCCCGGTTGGCGATGTCGTTGGCGACGATGAGGCCCTCGCCGGCCCGGATGAGGGTGCCGTCGATCTCGATGTCGTCCAACGCGACCCGGCGCCGGCCGAAGTGCGTGATGTTCAGATAGCGCAGCAGTTCCTCGACCGCGTCGGCCACGAACTGCGGATCGTCGCTGTCGCGGATCGCCGCGAGATCGTCGGGACGACCCAGCAGCAGCGCGGTCCCCAGCGCGATCATGTTGGCCGTGGTCTCGTGGCCGGCGACCAGGACCAGATCGGCCATGGTCGCCAGCTCTTCGCGAGTCATGTTGCCGGTCTGCAGCTGCTCGACGATCAGTCGTCCGAGCAGGCCCTCGCCGGGGTCGGCAGCCCGGATGTCGACCAACTCGGCCAGGAAGTCCAGCAGCTGCTGCGCGACGACGCGCGCCTCCTGCGGGTCGGAGGTCTTCGACAGCAACGTCGTACTGGCGTTCTGGAAGAAGTCGCGGTGCTCGTACGGCACGCCCAGCAGTTCACAGATGACGAGCGACGGCACCGGTAGGGCGAAGCCCTCGACCAGGTCGGCCGGGTTGGGACCGGCCAGCAACTCGTCGAGCTGGTCGTCGACGATCTGCTGGATCCGAGGCCGGTAGGCCTCCATCTTCTTGAACATGAAGGTCGGGTTGACCCGACGGCGCAGGACCGAGTGCTCCGGCTCGTCCATATTGATCAACGACGTGGTGAGGCCCTGCTTCACCGCGTTGGCACCGTTGAACGACGGGTACCCGGGCAACTGAGTGTTGACGCTCAGCCGTGGTTCGGACAGGGCCGTCTGGACGTCGGCGTATCTGGTGATGATCCATGGCGTCGAGTCGTCCCAGATGCGCACCCGGGAGATCGGGTCCTCCCGCTGGATCCGGGCCAGCTCGGGAGCAGGATCGAACGGGCATGCCCGGTCCCGCGGCAACGGGAACACCGGACACGCACTTGCCTCGCCGCCCACCGAACTCTCCTTAGCGTTTGCCTCGTCGGGACAGGTCTCGCGGTGCCCGGTCACAGGCACCGCGAGACTCCGGTTCAGCCGACCAGGACCGGCTTGTGAACGTCACCACGCGGGAACCGGTCGACCTCCGGCGGCGTCAAGATGTCCCGCGGCGCGATACCCACCTGCTGCGCAATCGGAGCCAACGCCGCCAGATCGATACCGAACACCGCCGCAGCATTGCCCCCCAACAACATCCGCGCCTCGTCCAACGGCACACCAGCCGACCCCACCGTAGCCCGCAGATACTCCTGCGTGGTCTCCAGCAACGTCCCCTCATGATGCGGGAAATCCATCCCCAACATCATCTTGTCCAACCCGATCTTGTGCCGCGCCTCCACCTCAGCCTTCGAGAAGATCGACGACCCCAAGAACACCTGACGACGGAAATACTCACTCGGCTTATGCGCGATCACATGCCGGTAGTCGGTACGGAAATAACTACCCTCATACGCGTAGTCCATCTCCTGCAACGCCCCCACAACCCAACCCGAACCCTGCTCGGTCAGCACCACCTTCAGACCCGGGTGACGCTCCAACACCCCACCCCAAATCAAATGATCCAGAATGCTGTGCACATAGAACATCATCTCCGGCACATACAACCGGATACTGCACGCCGGATGCGGCACCGCCGGAGTCGAGATCGGCCGCGTCGAGGTGCTCGACAGCCCCGAATGGCTGTTCACCACCATCCCCAACTCGTCCAACACATTCCAGATCGGCTCGAAATCCGGGTGATACAACGGCCGCTGCGGATCGAAGTTCGGCAACACGATCCCCCGGAACCCGTGATCCCGAGCCCACCGGATCTCCGCCACCGCCGCCGGCACATCCCATTCCCAACTCACCGCCGCCATCGGAAT
Coding sequences:
- a CDS encoding amidohydrolase, which codes for IPMAAVSWEWDVPAAVAEIRWARDHGFRGIVLPNFDPQRPLYHPDFEPIWNVLDELGMVVNSHSGLSSTSTRPISTPAVPHPACSIRLYVPEMMFYVHSILDHLIWGGVLERHPGLKVVLTEQGSGWVVGALQEMDYAYEGSYFRTDYRHVIAHKPSEYFRRQVFLGSSIFSKAEVEARHKIGLDKMMLGMDFPHHEGTLLETTQEYLRATVGSAGVPLDEARMLLGGNAAAVFGIDLAALAPIAQQVGIAPRDILTPPEVDRFPRGDVHKPVLVG
- a CDS encoding cytochrome P450, yielding MGGEASACPVFPLPRDRACPFDPAPELARIQREDPISRVRIWDDSTPWIITRYADVQTALSEPRLSVNTQLPGYPSFNGANAVKQGLTTSLINMDEPEHSVLRRRVNPTFMFKKMEAYRPRIQQIVDDQLDELLAGPNPADLVEGFALPVPSLVICELLGVPYEHRDFFQNASTTLLSKTSDPQEARVVAQQLLDFLAELVDIRAADPGEGLLGRLIVEQLQTGNMTREELATMADLVLVAGHETTANMIALGTALLLGRPDDLAAIRDSDDPQFVADAVEELLRYLNITHFGRRRVALDDIEIDGTLIRAGEGLIVANDIANRDPDVFTNPDELDIRRTDSRQQLAFGYGIHQCLGQQMARIELQIAYQSLFRRIPTLALATSVDQLPFKADGVVYGLHSLPVTW